A genomic segment from Mus caroli chromosome 17, CAROLI_EIJ_v1.1, whole genome shotgun sequence encodes:
- the Prrt1 gene encoding proline-rich transmembrane protein 1 isoform X2, whose translation MSSEKSGLPDSVPHTSPPPYNAPQPPAEPPIPPPQTAPSSHHHHHHHYHQSGTATLPRLGAGGLASAAASAQRGPSSSATLPRPPHHAPPGPAAGAPPPGCATLPRMPPDPYLQETRFEGPLPPPPPAAAAPPPPAPAPTAQAPGFVVPTHAGAVGTLPLGGYVAPGYPLQLQPCTAYVPVYPVGTPYAGGTPGGPGVTSTLPPPPQGPGLALLEPRRPPHDYMPIAVLTTICCFWPTGIIAIFKAVQVRTALARGDLVSAEIASREARNFSFISLAVGIAAMVLCTILTVVIIIAAQHHENYWDP comes from the exons ATGTCGTCAGAAAAGtcag GCCTTCCAGACTCGGTTCCCCACACTTCACCGCCGCCCTACAATGCCCCCCAGCCTCCGGCAGAGCCCCCCATCCCGCCCCCACAAACGGCCCCATCctcacatcaccaccaccaccaccattaccaccagtCTGGCACCGCCACCCTCCCGCGCTTAGGAGCAGGTGGCCTGGCCTCTGCTGCGGCCAGTGCTCAACGTGGTCCTTCGTCCTCCGCCACGCTACCGCGGCCCCCCCACCATGCCCCGCCCGGCCCCGCCGCTGGGGCTCCCCCACCCGGCTGTGCTACCTTACCCCGCATGCCACCCGACCCTTATCTGCAGGAGACTCGCTTCGAGGGTCCACTTCCCCCCCCACCGCCTGCGGCCGCTGCCCCGCCCCCACCAGCGCCTGCCCCGACGGCCCAAGCCCCGGGCTTCGTGGTACCCACGCACGCGGGGGCGGTGGGCACGTTGCCGCTGGGGGGCTACGTGGCGCCGGGCTACCCGCTGCAGCTGCAGCCGTGCACTGCTTATGTCCCTGTGTATCCGGTGGGCACG CCCTACGCAGGCGGGACCCCCGGGGGTCCTGGAGTGACCTCCACTCTGCCCCCACCGCCCCAGGGCCCAGGATTGGCTCTGTTGGAGCCCAGGCGTCCGCCACACGACTACATGCCCATCGCTGTGCTGACCACCATCTGCTGCTTCTGGCCCACAGGCATCATCGCCATCTTCAAGGCCGTGCAG GTGCGCACGGCTTTGGCCCGCGGAGACTTGGTATCTGCCGAGATCGCTTCACGCGAAGCCCGGAATTTCTCCTTCATCTCCCTGGCCGTGGGCATCGCAGCCATGGTGCTTTGTACCATCCTCACTGTAGTCATCATCATCGCCGCCCAGCACCACGAAAACTACTGGGATCCCTAA
- the Prrt1 gene encoding proline-rich transmembrane protein 1 isoform X1, translated as MGDVVSAVSPSLILHLSLSHVSYPSDLCCLLSPLILSLAFPWPGLPDSVPHTSPPPYNAPQPPAEPPIPPPQTAPSSHHHHHHHYHQSGTATLPRLGAGGLASAAASAQRGPSSSATLPRPPHHAPPGPAAGAPPPGCATLPRMPPDPYLQETRFEGPLPPPPPAAAAPPPPAPAPTAQAPGFVVPTHAGAVGTLPLGGYVAPGYPLQLQPCTAYVPVYPVGTPYAGGTPGGPGVTSTLPPPPQGPGLALLEPRRPPHDYMPIAVLTTICCFWPTGIIAIFKAVQVRTALARGDLVSAEIASREARNFSFISLAVGIAAMVLCTILTVVIIIAAQHHENYWDP; from the exons ATGGGAGATGTGGTCTCGGCTGTATCTCCCTCGCTCATTCTCCATCTCTCACTGTCTCATGTCTCTTACCCTTCTGATCtctgctgtcttctctctccccttatcCTCTCCTTGGCTTTTCCATGGCCAGGCCTTCCAGACTCGGTTCCCCACACTTCACCGCCGCCCTACAATGCCCCCCAGCCTCCGGCAGAGCCCCCCATCCCGCCCCCACAAACGGCCCCATCctcacatcaccaccaccaccaccattaccaccagtCTGGCACCGCCACCCTCCCGCGCTTAGGAGCAGGTGGCCTGGCCTCTGCTGCGGCCAGTGCTCAACGTGGTCCTTCGTCCTCCGCCACGCTACCGCGGCCCCCCCACCATGCCCCGCCCGGCCCCGCCGCTGGGGCTCCCCCACCCGGCTGTGCTACCTTACCCCGCATGCCACCCGACCCTTATCTGCAGGAGACTCGCTTCGAGGGTCCACTTCCCCCCCCACCGCCTGCGGCCGCTGCCCCGCCCCCACCAGCGCCTGCCCCGACGGCCCAAGCCCCGGGCTTCGTGGTACCCACGCACGCGGGGGCGGTGGGCACGTTGCCGCTGGGGGGCTACGTGGCGCCGGGCTACCCGCTGCAGCTGCAGCCGTGCACTGCTTATGTCCCTGTGTATCCGGTGGGCACG CCCTACGCAGGCGGGACCCCCGGGGGTCCTGGAGTGACCTCCACTCTGCCCCCACCGCCCCAGGGCCCAGGATTGGCTCTGTTGGAGCCCAGGCGTCCGCCACACGACTACATGCCCATCGCTGTGCTGACCACCATCTGCTGCTTCTGGCCCACAGGCATCATCGCCATCTTCAAGGCCGTGCAG GTGCGCACGGCTTTGGCCCGCGGAGACTTGGTATCTGCCGAGATCGCTTCACGCGAAGCCCGGAATTTCTCCTTCATCTCCCTGGCCGTGGGCATCGCAGCCATGGTGCTTTGTACCATCCTCACTGTAGTCATCATCATCGCCGCCCAGCACCACGAAAACTACTGGGATCCCTAA